The Zonotrichia albicollis isolate bZonAlb1 chromosome 6, bZonAlb1.hap1, whole genome shotgun sequence genome window below encodes:
- the CEP170B gene encoding centrosomal protein of 170 kDa protein B isoform X2: protein MSVTSWFLVSSTGIRHRLPREMIFVGRDDCELMLQSRSVDKQHAVINYDKDKDEHWVKDLGSLNGTFVNDVRIPDQKYITLKLNDVIRFGYDSNMYVLEQIQHKVPEEALKHEKYTSQLQMNYKGTAMKRAEQPMEHSVYTESPQAKLEKGERKAITETNTYRTPLYGQPSWWGEDDANNKEERRQEEHYSERSKEVTQHEEEMNGNISTYRDAQEQSVFAFRREPSYFEIPTKEFQQPSKSPETQVHEIPTKDVDAVVAPVVQSHASFTIEFDDGTPGKIKIKDHVTKFSLRQRRPYSKEPAHTEMMSAESKVADWLVQNDPSLMRRQSAGDDVYSTKSDLPIHVRTLKGSWSLTESCCVPSHLFPSPKKGNRHEDGTQSDTEDPKAEKETPAAGGERPAEQTRLQRQMRRDPHEMLHNKQAFVIEFFEDTPRKKRSQSFTHSAHSSQSDTDPGMKSKVEKRKNALPAEKLGNSAPPSHLTAQAGKASNSSCGTQRASSFKRDKTEDRINSSSSSAPRVKSYGSVGRKSKMAQDFMAEYLRETAQSGKPNAEKAAPVPMPAAPRVVISSEPEPASAPPPEVKSAQGRRNDEEDSVSETGTYTIETESQDKEVEEARKMIDQVFGVLESPEFSRISSTFRPVIKGEKDDASSQHLISENGTSQKSPLLQALSSKAVNGSQAEAQMSAAAQGSQKWVSRWASLADSYSDSGFASGPGDGSVVSSESGVLPKPGEPENSVPSRTRRLLPQLPPSDKSESPTPTVLVCQESYSEVTKRTIVKDGCVEACGDSSSHLFIQEDLDPDSLSDASRSDDGFSTEKGKKYKENSKMLEQMREDNRSESRQPGATRISHVRAVSEPVSTSFYIGDDSNDTEVPSKLSMSISHARADKDSKDPEFSFKCAGTPVSGKPPVKDVSAYINTAGKVVISLHQSLPQDQENMSGKETASFVRQESFTKDKSSSGVPQNKLPHISSHPLLKDLEALRSTRMDFGQDTHLLLKDTETALAALEAKLLGQSQQLEPSETAGQLEDSLSGDSDVDTASTVSLVSGKNVPASAPKRKAVVGLQKEKSSSTPSIQDQCGQPSARDRLTEKQKTQAPEAPNRAEAAKRFQMKRSAGTRGSLDFTDDERSSNSPYLPVPDAVVSDHEHSVTRPVPRRKPFTQPTKEDQSKTTSNVQKIQQVLTRSNSLSTPRPTRASKLRRARLGDASDNECVDADKAASNSDATAQGTKQPTETKKLSRLDILAMPRKRAGSFTVPSDSETAQARTTGFSGRSAESYRKTGMSEVRAAARKTAAAASAKQPFSRTRSSSVKYSSSSSSSRRRPQGSDYTSTSEEEYGSNQSSPKHKRSHTSTATQTPRMRGSGLGRQKHNGRETDEDEDFDDNPDPYGFIAQTAEIAEIARLSQTLVKDVAILAREIHDVAGDGDSQSSSGTGPSPCLSSVPNTPASTISAREELVQHIPEASLNYQKVPPGSVELKDFDQNMNDNREEDPSRKTRTRNREEVIFDNLMLNPVSQLSHTIRENTENLAEKMKILFQNSERTWEEMEAKINSENEVPILKTSNKEISSILKELRRVQKQLEVINAIIDPTGNLDIVASNKASSAAKQSTATKVRTANNSGSTLETLSLPQMRNYAQKSNCGSSSLQDSNFIPDGEKYVI, encoded by the exons TCCCGCAGCGTGGATAAGCAGCACGCCGTCATCAACTATGACAAGGACAAGGATGAGCACTGGGTGAAGGATCTCGGCAGCTTAAACGGG ACGTTTGTCAATGATGTGAGGATTCCTGACCAGAAGTACATCACCCTGAAACTGAACGATGTCATTCGCTTCGGCTACGAT TCCAATATGTATGTCCTGGAACAAATTCAACACAAAGTCCCAGAAGAAGCATTAAAG CATGAGAAGTACACCAGCCAGCTGCAGATGAACTACAAGGGCACGGCCATGAAGAGGGCGGAGCAGCCCATGGAGCACAGCGTCTACACAGAGTCCCCACAAGCCAAGctggagaaaggagagaggaaagcAATTACAG AAACAAATACTTACCGCACCCCTCTGTATGGGCAGCCCTCCTGGTGGGGGGAAGATGATGCAAACAACAAGGAAGAGAGAAGGCAAGAGGAACATTACTCAG AGAGATCAAAAGAGGTAACCCAACATGAAGAGGAAATGAATGGGAATATTTCTACTTATAGAGATGCCCAAGAACAATCTGTGTTTGCTTTCCGGAGAGAGCCAAGTTACTTTGAGATTCCAACTAAAGAATTTCAGCAGCCATCAAAATCTCCAGAAACACAGGTCCATGAGATCCCCACAAAAGATGTTGATGCTGTGGTAGCCCCTGTGGTACAGAGTCATGCCTCTTTCACCATTGAATTTGATGATGGTACACCTggtaaaataaagataaaagacCATGTAACAAAATTTTCACTCAGACAGAGAAGACCCTACAGTAAGGAGCCAGCTCACACAGAAATGATGTCAGCAGAGAGCAAAGTGGCTGACTGGCTTGTCCAGAATGACCCAAGCCTGATGAGAAGGCAGTCTGCAGGAGATGATGTTTACAGTACCAAGAGTGACCTGCCAATTCATGTAAGGACGCTCAAAG GTTCCTGGTCGTTGACTGAATCGTGTTGTGTGCCTTCACACCTGTTTCCTTCTCCAAAAaaag GCAACAGGCACGAGGACGGGACGCAGAGCGACACCGAAGACCCCAAGGCGGAGAAGGAGAcgccggcggcgggcggggagcgTCCCGCGGAGCAGACGAGGCTGCAGCGCCAGATGAGGCGCGACCCCCACGAGATGCTGCACAACAAGCAGGCCTTCGTCATCGAGTTCTTCGAGGACACGCCGCGCAAGAAGCGCTCCCAGTCCTTCACGCACAGCGCCCACTCATCCCAGAGCGACACGGATCCGGGCATGAAGAGCAAGGTGGAAAAGCGCAAGAACGCGCTGCCGGCGGAGAAGCTGGGAAATTCAGCGCCGCCGTCCCACCTCACAGCCCAGGCGGGCAAAGCCAGCAACAGCTCCTGCGGGACCCAAAGAGCCAGCTCCTTCAAGAGGGACAAGACAGAGGATCGGATCAACTCTTCGtcctcctctgctcccagaGTCAAAAGTTATGGGAGCGTTGGGAGGAAGTCGAAAATGGCTCAGGATTTTATGGCTGAGTACTTGCGTGAGACTGCTCAGTCTGGGAAGCCAAACGCTGAGAaagcagcccctgtgcccatGCCCGCAGCTCCACGTGTGGTTATATCCTCGGAACCAGAGCCTGCCTCTGCTCCACCTCCAGAGGTGAagtctgcccagggcaggaggaatgatgaggaggacagTGTGAGTGAGACGGGCACGTACACCATTGAGACAGAGTCGCAGGACAAAGAGGTGGAGGAAGCCCGAAAAATGATAGATCAG GTTTTTGGTGTTCTTGAATCGCCTGAATTTTCCAGAATCTCTTCAACCTTTAGACCAGTAATTAAAGGTGAAAAAGATGACGCCAGTTCTCAGCATCTAATCAGTGAAAACGGCACTAGTCAGAAGTCACCCTTGCTCCAGGCTCTTTCCTCAAAAGCTGTGAATGGGTCTCAGGCTGAGGCACAG atgtctgcagcagctcaggggagtCAGAAGTGGGTGTCAAGGTGGGCGAGCCTTGCGGACAGTTACTCTGACTCTGGATTTGCCTCTGGGCCGGGTGATGGAAGTGTAG TCTCTTCAGAAAGTGGGGTGCTCCCAAAACCTGGAGAACCAGAAAACTCTGTGCCCTCGAGAACAAGGCGCCttcttccccagctccctccaagTGATAAATCAGAGAGCCCCACTCCCACAGTCCTGGTGTGCCAGGAGTCCTATTCAGAGGTTACCAAGAGAACCATCGTGAAGGATGGCTGCGTGGAAGCCTGTGGCGATTCCAGCAGCCACCTCTTCATCCAGGAGGACCTGGATCCGGACAGCCTCAGCGATGCCAGCAGATCTGACGATGGCTTCAGCACAGAAAAAGGCAAGAAATACAAAGAGAACAGCAAAATGCTAGAGCAGATGAGGGAAGACAATAGATCAGAGAGTCGGCAGCCAGGAGCCACCCGGATCTCTCACGTGAGAGCTGTGAGTGAGCCAGTTTCTACTTCCTTCTACATTGGTGATGACAGCAATGATACAGAGGTTCCCTCCAAGCTCTCCATGAGTATATCCCATGCTCGAGCAGACAAGGACAGCAAGGATCCGGAGTTTTCCTTCAAGTGTGCTGGCACACCAGTTTCTGGAAAGCCACCGGTCAAAGATGTCAGTGCTTATATAAACACGGCTGGAAAAGTTGTCATTTCCCTTCATCAGAGTCTTCCTCAAGATCAAGAAAACATGTCAGGAAAGGAAACGGCATCTTTTGTTAGACAGGAAAGTTTTACCAAAGATAAATCAAGCAGTGGTGTTCCTCAGAATAAACTCCCACATATTTCAAGTCACCCTCTGCTTAAAGATTTAGAGGCTCTTCGGTCAACTCGTATGGACTTTGGTCAGGACACTCATCTTCTGCTTAAGGACACTGAAACTGCCTTGGCAGCGCTGGAAGCCAAATTGCTTGGTCAAAGCCAACAGCTGGAGCCATCAGAAACTGCTGGTCAGCTGGAGGACTCCTTGTCAGGGGACTCAGATGTAGACACAGCCAGCACAGTCAGCTTGGTGAGCGGCAAAAACGTCCCAGCAAGTGCCCCGAAACGCAAAGCAGTTGTGGGCTTGCAGAAGGAGAAATCTTCCTCCACACCATCCATCCAGGACCAGTGTGGGCAGCCCAGTGCTCGGGACAGGCTGACGGAGAAGCAGAAAACACAAGCGCCAGAGGCACCCAACCGAGCAGAGGCCGCCAAACGCTTCCAGATGAAGCGGAGCGCTGGGACTCGAGGGTCACTTGACTTCACAGATGACGAGAGAAGTTCGAACTCGCCCTACCTGCCAGTCCCAGATGCGGTTGTGTCTGACCACGAGCACTCGGTAACCCGGCCTGTTCCCAGGAGGAAACCTTTCACTCAGCCCACCAAGGAGGACCAGAGCAAAACGACCTCGAATGTGCAGAAAATCCAGCAGGTTCTCACTCGGTCCAACAGTTTATCCACCCCCCGGCCCACGAGGGCCTCAAAGCTGCGCCGCGCCCGGCTGGGAGATGCTTCGGACAACGAATGCGTGGATGCTGACAAAGCAGCCTCCAACTCGGATGCCACTGCTCAGGGCACCAAGCAGCCCACGGAGACGAAGAAGCTGTCCCGGCTGGACATCCTGGCCATGCCCAGGAAACGGGCAGGCTCATTCACAGTGCCCAGTGACTCGGAGACGGCGCAGGCGAGGACGACGGGGTTTTCGGGCCGCAGCGCCGAGTCCTATCGCAAGACAGGCATGTCGGAGgtgagagctgcagccaggaaaacagcagctgctgcctctgccaagCAGCCTTTCAGCAGGACTCGTTCAAGCAGTGTCAAGTATTCCTCCTCGTCATCCT CATCAAGGCGGAGACCACAGGGTTCAGATTACACTTCCACTTCGGAGGAGGAATATGGCTCAAATCAGAGCTCCCCTAAACACAAACGCTCCCATACTTCAACAGCCACACAAACACCGAGGATGcgtggctctgggctgggcaggcagaagCACAACGGCAGAGAAACAGATGAGGATGAAGATTTTGACGACAACCCTGACCCCTACGGCTTCATTGCACAAACAGCAGAGATAGCAGAAATAGCCAG GCTCAGCCAGACCTTGGTGAAGGATGTGGCCATCCTTGCTCGGGAGATTCACGACGTTGCTGGAGATGGGGACTCCCAGAGCTCCTCGGGGACAGGacccagcccctgcctcagctctgtgcccaaCACTCCAGCTTCCACCATATCTGCCAGAGAGGAG TTGGTGCAGCACATTCCAGAAGCAAGTCTGAACTACCAGAAAGTGCCTCCGGGATCAGTGGAACTGAAGGATTTTGACCAAAATATGAACGACAATAGAGAAGAGGATCCCTCAAGAAAAACAAGGACAAGAAACCGTGAGGAG GTAATCTTTGACAATCTGATGTTGAACCCAGTGTCCCAGTTATCACATACAATCcgtgaaaatacagaaaacctCGCTGAGAAAATGAA GATTCTGTTTCAAAACTCAGAAAGGACCTGGGAGGAAATGGAGGCCAAAATCAATTCAGAAAATGAAGTGCCAATTCTGAAAACATCAAACAAA GAAATCAGTTCTATCCTGAAGGAGCTCAGGCGAGTTCAAAAACAGCTTGAAG TCATAAACGCCATCATTGACCCCACTGGAAACTTGGATATAGTTGCCAGTAACAAAGCATCTTCTGCTGCTAAACAATCTACAGCCACTAAAGTCAGGACTGCTAACAATTCTGGGTCCACACTGGAGACTTTGTCCCTACCACAGATGAGGAACTACGCTCAGAAATCGAACTGTGGGTCTTCTAGCTTGCAAGATTCGAATTTCATTCCAGATGGAGAGAAATATGTGATCTGA
- the CEP170B gene encoding centrosomal protein of 170 kDa protein B isoform X1, whose product MSVTSWFLVSSTGIRHRLPREMIFVGRDDCELMLQSRSVDKQHAVINYDKDKDEHWVKDLGSLNGTFVNDVRIPDQKYITLKLNDVIRFGYDSNMYVLEQIQHKVPEEALKHEKYTSQLQMNYKGTAMKRAEQPMEHSVYTESPQAKLEKGERKAITETNTYRTPLYGQPSWWGEDDANNKEERRQEEHYSERSKEVTQHEEEMNGNISTYRDAQEQSVFAFRREPSYFEIPTKEFQQPSKSPETQVHEIPTKDVDAVVAPVVQSHASFTIEFDDGTPGKIKIKDHVTKFSLRQRRPYSKEPAHTEMMSAESKVADWLVQNDPSLMRRQSAGDDVYSTKSDLPIHVRTLKGSWSLTESCCVPSHLFPSPKKGNRHEDGTQSDTEDPKAEKETPAAGGERPAEQTRLQRQMRRDPHEMLHNKQAFVIEFFEDTPRKKRSQSFTHSAHSSQSDTDPGMKSKVEKRKNALPAEKLGNSAPPSHLTAQAGKASNSSCGTQRASSFKRDKTEDRINSSSSSAPRVKSYGSVGRKSKMAQDFMAEYLRETAQSGKPNAEKAAPVPMPAAPRVVISSEPEPASAPPPEVKSAQGRRNDEEDSVSETGTYTIETESQDKEVEEARKMIDQVFGVLESPEFSRISSTFRPVIKGEKDDASSQHLISENGTSQKSPLLQALSSKAVNGSQAEAQMSAAAQGSQKWVSRWASLADSYSDSGFASGPGDGSVVSSESGVLPKPGEPENSVPSRTRRLLPQLPPSDKSESPTPTVLVCQESYSEVTKRTIVKDGCVEACGDSSSHLFIQEDLDPDSLSDASRSDDGFSTEKGKKYKENSKMLEQMREDNRSESRQPGATRISHVRAVSEPVSTSFYIGDDSNDTEVPSKLSMSISHARADKDSKDPEFSFKCAGTPVSGKPPVKDVSAYINTAGKVVISLHQSLPQDQENMSGKETASFVRQESFTKDKSSSGVPQNKLPHISSHPLLKDLEALRSTRMDFGQDTHLLLKDTETALAALEAKLLGQSQQLEPSETAGQLEDSLSGDSDVDTASTVSLVSGKNVPASAPKRKAVVGLQKEKSSSTPSIQDQCGQPSARDRLTEKQKTQAPEAPNRAEAAKRFQMKRSAGTRGSLDFTDDERSSNSPYLPVPDAVVSDHEHSVTRPVPRRKPFTQPTKEDQSKTTSNVQKIQQVLTRSNSLSTPRPTRASKLRRARLGDASDNECVDADKAASNSDATAQGTKQPTETKKLSRLDILAMPRKRAGSFTVPSDSETAQARTTGFSGRSAESYRKTGMSEVRAAARKTAAAASAKQPFSRTRSSSVKYSSSSSSSRRRPQGSDYTSTSEEEYGSNQSSPKHKRSHTSTATQTPRMRGSGLGRQKHNGRETDEDEDFDDNPDPYGFIAQTAEIAEIARLSQTLVKDVAILAREIHDVAGDGDSQSSSGTGPSPCLSSVPNTPASTISAREEIARRSFRLAYPSQLVQHIPEASLNYQKVPPGSVELKDFDQNMNDNREEDPSRKTRTRNREEVIFDNLMLNPVSQLSHTIRENTENLAEKMKILFQNSERTWEEMEAKINSENEVPILKTSNKEISSILKELRRVQKQLEVINAIIDPTGNLDIVASNKASSAAKQSTATKVRTANNSGSTLETLSLPQMRNYAQKSNCGSSSLQDSNFIPDGEKYVI is encoded by the exons TCCCGCAGCGTGGATAAGCAGCACGCCGTCATCAACTATGACAAGGACAAGGATGAGCACTGGGTGAAGGATCTCGGCAGCTTAAACGGG ACGTTTGTCAATGATGTGAGGATTCCTGACCAGAAGTACATCACCCTGAAACTGAACGATGTCATTCGCTTCGGCTACGAT TCCAATATGTATGTCCTGGAACAAATTCAACACAAAGTCCCAGAAGAAGCATTAAAG CATGAGAAGTACACCAGCCAGCTGCAGATGAACTACAAGGGCACGGCCATGAAGAGGGCGGAGCAGCCCATGGAGCACAGCGTCTACACAGAGTCCCCACAAGCCAAGctggagaaaggagagaggaaagcAATTACAG AAACAAATACTTACCGCACCCCTCTGTATGGGCAGCCCTCCTGGTGGGGGGAAGATGATGCAAACAACAAGGAAGAGAGAAGGCAAGAGGAACATTACTCAG AGAGATCAAAAGAGGTAACCCAACATGAAGAGGAAATGAATGGGAATATTTCTACTTATAGAGATGCCCAAGAACAATCTGTGTTTGCTTTCCGGAGAGAGCCAAGTTACTTTGAGATTCCAACTAAAGAATTTCAGCAGCCATCAAAATCTCCAGAAACACAGGTCCATGAGATCCCCACAAAAGATGTTGATGCTGTGGTAGCCCCTGTGGTACAGAGTCATGCCTCTTTCACCATTGAATTTGATGATGGTACACCTggtaaaataaagataaaagacCATGTAACAAAATTTTCACTCAGACAGAGAAGACCCTACAGTAAGGAGCCAGCTCACACAGAAATGATGTCAGCAGAGAGCAAAGTGGCTGACTGGCTTGTCCAGAATGACCCAAGCCTGATGAGAAGGCAGTCTGCAGGAGATGATGTTTACAGTACCAAGAGTGACCTGCCAATTCATGTAAGGACGCTCAAAG GTTCCTGGTCGTTGACTGAATCGTGTTGTGTGCCTTCACACCTGTTTCCTTCTCCAAAAaaag GCAACAGGCACGAGGACGGGACGCAGAGCGACACCGAAGACCCCAAGGCGGAGAAGGAGAcgccggcggcgggcggggagcgTCCCGCGGAGCAGACGAGGCTGCAGCGCCAGATGAGGCGCGACCCCCACGAGATGCTGCACAACAAGCAGGCCTTCGTCATCGAGTTCTTCGAGGACACGCCGCGCAAGAAGCGCTCCCAGTCCTTCACGCACAGCGCCCACTCATCCCAGAGCGACACGGATCCGGGCATGAAGAGCAAGGTGGAAAAGCGCAAGAACGCGCTGCCGGCGGAGAAGCTGGGAAATTCAGCGCCGCCGTCCCACCTCACAGCCCAGGCGGGCAAAGCCAGCAACAGCTCCTGCGGGACCCAAAGAGCCAGCTCCTTCAAGAGGGACAAGACAGAGGATCGGATCAACTCTTCGtcctcctctgctcccagaGTCAAAAGTTATGGGAGCGTTGGGAGGAAGTCGAAAATGGCTCAGGATTTTATGGCTGAGTACTTGCGTGAGACTGCTCAGTCTGGGAAGCCAAACGCTGAGAaagcagcccctgtgcccatGCCCGCAGCTCCACGTGTGGTTATATCCTCGGAACCAGAGCCTGCCTCTGCTCCACCTCCAGAGGTGAagtctgcccagggcaggaggaatgatgaggaggacagTGTGAGTGAGACGGGCACGTACACCATTGAGACAGAGTCGCAGGACAAAGAGGTGGAGGAAGCCCGAAAAATGATAGATCAG GTTTTTGGTGTTCTTGAATCGCCTGAATTTTCCAGAATCTCTTCAACCTTTAGACCAGTAATTAAAGGTGAAAAAGATGACGCCAGTTCTCAGCATCTAATCAGTGAAAACGGCACTAGTCAGAAGTCACCCTTGCTCCAGGCTCTTTCCTCAAAAGCTGTGAATGGGTCTCAGGCTGAGGCACAG atgtctgcagcagctcaggggagtCAGAAGTGGGTGTCAAGGTGGGCGAGCCTTGCGGACAGTTACTCTGACTCTGGATTTGCCTCTGGGCCGGGTGATGGAAGTGTAG TCTCTTCAGAAAGTGGGGTGCTCCCAAAACCTGGAGAACCAGAAAACTCTGTGCCCTCGAGAACAAGGCGCCttcttccccagctccctccaagTGATAAATCAGAGAGCCCCACTCCCACAGTCCTGGTGTGCCAGGAGTCCTATTCAGAGGTTACCAAGAGAACCATCGTGAAGGATGGCTGCGTGGAAGCCTGTGGCGATTCCAGCAGCCACCTCTTCATCCAGGAGGACCTGGATCCGGACAGCCTCAGCGATGCCAGCAGATCTGACGATGGCTTCAGCACAGAAAAAGGCAAGAAATACAAAGAGAACAGCAAAATGCTAGAGCAGATGAGGGAAGACAATAGATCAGAGAGTCGGCAGCCAGGAGCCACCCGGATCTCTCACGTGAGAGCTGTGAGTGAGCCAGTTTCTACTTCCTTCTACATTGGTGATGACAGCAATGATACAGAGGTTCCCTCCAAGCTCTCCATGAGTATATCCCATGCTCGAGCAGACAAGGACAGCAAGGATCCGGAGTTTTCCTTCAAGTGTGCTGGCACACCAGTTTCTGGAAAGCCACCGGTCAAAGATGTCAGTGCTTATATAAACACGGCTGGAAAAGTTGTCATTTCCCTTCATCAGAGTCTTCCTCAAGATCAAGAAAACATGTCAGGAAAGGAAACGGCATCTTTTGTTAGACAGGAAAGTTTTACCAAAGATAAATCAAGCAGTGGTGTTCCTCAGAATAAACTCCCACATATTTCAAGTCACCCTCTGCTTAAAGATTTAGAGGCTCTTCGGTCAACTCGTATGGACTTTGGTCAGGACACTCATCTTCTGCTTAAGGACACTGAAACTGCCTTGGCAGCGCTGGAAGCCAAATTGCTTGGTCAAAGCCAACAGCTGGAGCCATCAGAAACTGCTGGTCAGCTGGAGGACTCCTTGTCAGGGGACTCAGATGTAGACACAGCCAGCACAGTCAGCTTGGTGAGCGGCAAAAACGTCCCAGCAAGTGCCCCGAAACGCAAAGCAGTTGTGGGCTTGCAGAAGGAGAAATCTTCCTCCACACCATCCATCCAGGACCAGTGTGGGCAGCCCAGTGCTCGGGACAGGCTGACGGAGAAGCAGAAAACACAAGCGCCAGAGGCACCCAACCGAGCAGAGGCCGCCAAACGCTTCCAGATGAAGCGGAGCGCTGGGACTCGAGGGTCACTTGACTTCACAGATGACGAGAGAAGTTCGAACTCGCCCTACCTGCCAGTCCCAGATGCGGTTGTGTCTGACCACGAGCACTCGGTAACCCGGCCTGTTCCCAGGAGGAAACCTTTCACTCAGCCCACCAAGGAGGACCAGAGCAAAACGACCTCGAATGTGCAGAAAATCCAGCAGGTTCTCACTCGGTCCAACAGTTTATCCACCCCCCGGCCCACGAGGGCCTCAAAGCTGCGCCGCGCCCGGCTGGGAGATGCTTCGGACAACGAATGCGTGGATGCTGACAAAGCAGCCTCCAACTCGGATGCCACTGCTCAGGGCACCAAGCAGCCCACGGAGACGAAGAAGCTGTCCCGGCTGGACATCCTGGCCATGCCCAGGAAACGGGCAGGCTCATTCACAGTGCCCAGTGACTCGGAGACGGCGCAGGCGAGGACGACGGGGTTTTCGGGCCGCAGCGCCGAGTCCTATCGCAAGACAGGCATGTCGGAGgtgagagctgcagccaggaaaacagcagctgctgcctctgccaagCAGCCTTTCAGCAGGACTCGTTCAAGCAGTGTCAAGTATTCCTCCTCGTCATCCT CATCAAGGCGGAGACCACAGGGTTCAGATTACACTTCCACTTCGGAGGAGGAATATGGCTCAAATCAGAGCTCCCCTAAACACAAACGCTCCCATACTTCAACAGCCACACAAACACCGAGGATGcgtggctctgggctgggcaggcagaagCACAACGGCAGAGAAACAGATGAGGATGAAGATTTTGACGACAACCCTGACCCCTACGGCTTCATTGCACAAACAGCAGAGATAGCAGAAATAGCCAG GCTCAGCCAGACCTTGGTGAAGGATGTGGCCATCCTTGCTCGGGAGATTCACGACGTTGCTGGAGATGGGGACTCCCAGAGCTCCTCGGGGACAGGacccagcccctgcctcagctctgtgcccaaCACTCCAGCTTCCACCATATCTGCCAGAGAGGAG ATTGCTCGTAGATCTTTTCGGCTGGCATATCCATCTCAG TTGGTGCAGCACATTCCAGAAGCAAGTCTGAACTACCAGAAAGTGCCTCCGGGATCAGTGGAACTGAAGGATTTTGACCAAAATATGAACGACAATAGAGAAGAGGATCCCTCAAGAAAAACAAGGACAAGAAACCGTGAGGAG GTAATCTTTGACAATCTGATGTTGAACCCAGTGTCCCAGTTATCACATACAATCcgtgaaaatacagaaaacctCGCTGAGAAAATGAA GATTCTGTTTCAAAACTCAGAAAGGACCTGGGAGGAAATGGAGGCCAAAATCAATTCAGAAAATGAAGTGCCAATTCTGAAAACATCAAACAAA GAAATCAGTTCTATCCTGAAGGAGCTCAGGCGAGTTCAAAAACAGCTTGAAG TCATAAACGCCATCATTGACCCCACTGGAAACTTGGATATAGTTGCCAGTAACAAAGCATCTTCTGCTGCTAAACAATCTACAGCCACTAAAGTCAGGACTGCTAACAATTCTGGGTCCACACTGGAGACTTTGTCCCTACCACAGATGAGGAACTACGCTCAGAAATCGAACTGTGGGTCTTCTAGCTTGCAAGATTCGAATTTCATTCCAGATGGAGAGAAATATGTGATCTGA